One genomic region from Leptospiraceae bacterium encodes:
- the lgt gene encoding prolipoprotein diacylglyceryl transferase — protein MNWNIDPVLLDLKIVKLRYYSLLFATGLFAAYFLVSKFLREKGLPNDYPDKIFIRIVISLVIGAHLVHLIFYEPSAFIHNPMRIFEIGSGLASHGGVLGALFGLWLFCHKYKESFFEIADMIASSVGITGACIRMGNFFNSEIIGRPTDVPWAITFLKVDNLPRHPTQLYEAIALFIMFPSFYFLYKKQKEKRKPGFFLFLFLGIYFMIRILIEFVKEYQSEMMAIRPTFTMGQWLSLPVVLISFYMVFLLRKPKLSN, from the coding sequence ATGAACTGGAATATTGACCCGGTTTTATTAGATTTAAAAATTGTCAAACTACGCTATTATAGCTTACTTTTTGCCACCGGCCTCTTTGCTGCCTATTTTTTGGTATCCAAGTTCTTGAGAGAAAAAGGACTACCAAACGATTATCCCGACAAGATCTTTATTCGGATCGTCATCAGTCTTGTAATCGGTGCCCACCTTGTTCACCTGATCTTTTATGAACCTTCAGCTTTTATCCATAACCCCATGCGAATTTTCGAAATCGGAAGCGGGCTTGCAAGCCACGGTGGAGTACTGGGAGCCCTTTTCGGTCTCTGGCTTTTTTGTCATAAATATAAAGAATCATTTTTTGAAATTGCCGATATGATAGCCTCCTCTGTAGGAATCACCGGGGCCTGTATTCGTATGGGAAACTTTTTTAATTCAGAAATTATCGGAAGACCTACCGACGTGCCCTGGGCCATCACCTTCTTAAAAGTCGATAACCTTCCCCGGCACCCGACCCAGCTATACGAAGCCATAGCCCTCTTTATCATGTTTCCGAGCTTCTACTTCCTGTATAAAAAACAGAAAGAAAAACGAAAACCGGGCTTCTTTCTCTTCCTTTTTCTCGGAATCTACTTCATGATTCGAATCCTTATCGAATTTGTAAAGGAATACCAGAGTGAAATGATGGCGATTCGCCCTACTTTTACTATGGGACAGTGGTTGAGTTTACCCGTAGTGCTGATTTCTTTTTACATGGTTTTTTTACTTAGAAAGCCGAAGCTTTCAAACTAA
- a CDS encoding cytochrome P450 produces the protein METKNISPHPGLLKSIILAIKQVPQFFRKPEEVHKLLLKMANNSPEGFVPILFNPFDSMLLVKDIALIHPILKDLEYQNRSGFPIIDYIYFQFIKHLNTLKGTEPKLKTNMGGITFSNGEEWKRNRRIGLEVMNDPKFLENSIEPILSSTDDMIKSMIRSKKATQDINKYLSQLGIDVVGKLVFGTELQIFQENPKPTEINSKNLVNSVLTMLHAIQAYIYIPFPAKFYSFFKTKAIKKLDEAVHNLAFTGTILLDKVKKEMNNNRDKECLAALIFHRYPELDDVDIQALLMDLLGAGHDTTANLVIFTLSLILESNLLINSDDFQKEIESITKILPHLDSHTGNINYRTILDTIEKNSPIMSSILNESLRLYPLGAIFSRISLSNKEYNINLKDKTYILKPGAKLLISPYITGRLKESWGETAETFDPFRFLNLENKPNAFIPFGAGKRSCIGGRFGILEARLILFRIFQLCKLEKDASFQYTDSILAFTLRTKYPVPVKVSYK, from the coding sequence AAACAGGTACCTCAATTTTTCCGAAAACCGGAAGAAGTTCATAAATTACTTTTAAAAATGGCAAACAATTCTCCTGAAGGTTTTGTACCTATTTTATTTAATCCTTTTGATTCCATGCTACTCGTGAAAGACATCGCTTTAATCCATCCTATTTTGAAAGATTTGGAATACCAGAATCGATCCGGTTTTCCTATTATAGATTATATCTATTTTCAATTTATAAAACACCTGAATACCCTGAAAGGCACAGAGCCAAAACTTAAAACTAATATGGGAGGAATCACTTTCTCCAATGGAGAAGAGTGGAAACGTAATAGGAGGATAGGACTGGAAGTTATGAACGATCCCAAATTTTTGGAGAATAGCATAGAACCCATTCTTTCTTCAACGGATGATATGATAAAATCTATGATAAGAAGTAAGAAAGCAACTCAAGATATAAACAAATATCTCAGCCAACTGGGAATTGATGTGGTTGGAAAATTAGTTTTTGGAACCGAACTACAAATTTTTCAAGAAAATCCTAAACCAACAGAAATAAACTCTAAAAACCTGGTGAATTCCGTTCTTACCATGTTACACGCGATTCAGGCTTATATCTATATTCCCTTTCCTGCCAAATTCTATTCATTTTTTAAGACAAAGGCAATAAAAAAACTGGATGAAGCCGTTCACAACCTTGCTTTCACCGGAACTATTTTGTTAGATAAAGTAAAAAAAGAAATGAATAATAATAGGGATAAGGAATGTCTCGCTGCCCTCATTTTTCACAGATACCCGGAATTGGATGATGTAGATATTCAGGCTTTACTCATGGACTTACTGGGAGCAGGACACGACACCACCGCCAACCTGGTAATATTTACCCTGTCTTTAATTCTTGAATCTAATCTTCTAATAAACTCGGATGATTTTCAAAAGGAAATTGAATCTATAACAAAAATCCTACCTCATCTCGATAGCCATACAGGAAATATAAACTACAGAACTATCCTCGATACAATAGAGAAGAATTCTCCAATTATGAGTTCTATCCTGAACGAATCTCTGCGTCTTTATCCTCTCGGAGCTATCTTCAGCCGAATCTCTTTAAGCAATAAAGAATATAATATTAACCTAAAAGATAAAACCTATATCCTGAAGCCCGGAGCCAAACTCCTGATTTCGCCTTATATAACAGGAAGACTAAAAGAATCCTGGGGTGAAACTGCGGAAACCTTTGATCCCTTCCGCTTTTTAAACCTGGAGAATAAACCGAATGCCTTTATTCCATTCGGTGCGGGAAAGCGAAGCTGTATCGGGGGAAGATTCGGTATTTTAGAAGCCAGGCTAATCCTTTTCCGTATATTCCAACTTTGTAAATTAGAAAAAGATGCTTCTTTTCAATATACGGACTCCATACTGGCATTTACATTGAGAACCAAATACCCCGTTCCGGTAAAAGTAAGTTATAAATGA
- a CDS encoding adenylosuccinate synthase — MSADLVVGAQWGDEGKAKVIDYLSRNIDIIVRYQGGANAGHTVVVKGKKYVFHLVPSGIIYPNVKCVIGNGVVIDPDFFLQECENLQKEGFDVYKQILVSDASHIIFPFHKQIDELRENACKPGEKIGTTKRGIGICYADKMMRIGLRIGELLDEDLMKNRLSSYVRRKTEELKKLYEVDTVSEAEVVDALKRFADKMRSSIINVSYYLNEELKKGKKVLLEGAQGTGLDIDFGTYPFVTSSNPTTGGALSGSGINFRYLDKVYGITKAYATRVGEGPFPTELFGEEGEELRKKGHEYGATTGRPRRCGWFDMEMLKHAIRVNGMNSIALTKIDVLSEYDKIPVAVAYELNGKKLDYFPSYSLDKVKAVYEYLPGWKEDICGITEFDKLPSLCKDYIHFLEKQLGVPMEIISTGPDREHTILRM; from the coding sequence ATGTCCGCAGATTTAGTAGTAGGAGCACAATGGGGGGATGAGGGAAAAGCCAAGGTTATCGATTACCTGAGCCGTAATATTGACATTATTGTACGTTATCAGGGAGGAGCTAATGCCGGTCATACAGTAGTGGTAAAAGGGAAGAAATATGTATTTCATCTTGTTCCTTCCGGTATTATTTATCCCAATGTGAAGTGTGTGATAGGCAATGGAGTCGTCATTGATCCGGATTTCTTTTTACAGGAGTGCGAGAATTTACAAAAAGAAGGCTTTGATGTTTATAAGCAAATCCTTGTAAGTGATGCCAGTCATATAATCTTTCCCTTTCATAAGCAAATTGATGAACTTCGGGAAAATGCCTGCAAGCCCGGTGAGAAAATAGGTACTACCAAAAGAGGAATCGGAATTTGTTATGCTGATAAAATGATGAGGATAGGGCTTCGTATCGGTGAACTTTTGGATGAAGATTTGATGAAAAATCGTTTATCCTCTTATGTTCGTCGTAAAACCGAAGAACTAAAAAAGCTCTATGAAGTAGATACCGTTTCCGAAGCTGAAGTTGTGGATGCACTGAAGCGTTTTGCAGATAAAATGCGTTCTTCTATCATCAACGTATCTTATTATTTAAACGAAGAATTGAAGAAAGGAAAGAAAGTTCTTTTGGAAGGGGCTCAAGGGACAGGTCTGGATATAGACTTCGGAACCTACCCGTTTGTAACCAGTTCGAACCCGACAACCGGTGGAGCTTTGAGCGGTTCCGGTATTAATTTTCGTTATTTAGATAAGGTTTATGGAATCACCAAGGCCTATGCAACCCGTGTAGGAGAAGGTCCATTTCCTACCGAATTATTCGGTGAAGAAGGGGAAGAGCTACGTAAGAAGGGACATGAATACGGAGCTACTACCGGTAGACCGAGGCGTTGTGGCTGGTTCGATATGGAAATGCTGAAACATGCGATCCGTGTGAATGGAATGAACTCCATCGCCTTAACCAAGATAGATGTCCTGTCTGAGTATGATAAGATCCCGGTAGCAGTGGCATACGAACTGAACGGTAAGAAGTTAGATTATTTTCCTTCTTACAGTCTGGATAAGGTTAAGGCTGTGTATGAATACTTACCCGGTTGGAAAGAGGACATCTGCGGAATTACCGAATTTGATAAACTTCCTTCTCTGTGTAAGGATTATATTCATTTCTTAGAAAAACAACTCGGTGTGCCTATGGAAATTATCTCTACAGGTCCCGATAGAGAACATACTATCTTAAGAATGTAG
- a CDS encoding imelysin family protein, with protein sequence MRTITFIIILFFSFSNCSEKKGEKSGEAGIFGYFAYLFNSFNAKPLFKNLSENIIYTSYVDLEQKTTVLKNSIDSLQDNCSSNTGNLLTLQNQWKEVFYSLKKSEVIQFGPSSIYTSLDSWPSSYQLNPPNTTSINTFISGTETIDETVIATKSGNETGLPAIEFLLFDNGTGSSDAASICLSLSGRKLSYLKEIMKLNYNRIANLLIRWNPKADNSYSLIMQTAGDASNTTYKTEKELLDLLIKQIVNLVETIKDSKLGYPTGISVDSAGVIRSTNVESRFSNLSISDIEMNLSGLQQFYTGGTGEGLSTYVSYYNPDLDKRIQGKMSEAITQTKAIINLSSDISTGNISNIKNLIKILNELKILLTVELAGVTGTNFDSGLGRGDGD encoded by the coding sequence ATGAGAACTATCACTTTTATAATTATTCTTTTCTTCAGCTTCAGTAATTGTTCCGAAAAAAAAGGAGAAAAATCTGGTGAAGCCGGAATTTTTGGCTATTTCGCTTATCTTTTCAATAGCTTTAATGCAAAACCCCTTTTTAAAAACCTATCAGAAAATATTATTTATACATCCTATGTTGATCTTGAACAAAAAACGACTGTCCTTAAAAACAGTATTGATAGTCTTCAGGATAATTGCTCTTCCAATACCGGCAATTTATTAACTCTACAAAACCAATGGAAAGAAGTTTTTTATTCTTTGAAGAAAAGTGAAGTAATACAATTTGGTCCCTCCAGTATATATACTTCTCTGGATTCCTGGCCTTCGAGTTATCAACTTAATCCTCCTAATACAACTTCGATCAATACATTTATTTCGGGTACAGAAACTATAGATGAAACTGTGATTGCAACAAAAAGTGGAAATGAAACCGGCCTTCCGGCAATAGAATTCCTACTATTCGATAATGGAACGGGTTCAAGTGATGCAGCCAGTATTTGCTTATCGTTAAGCGGAAGAAAACTTAGTTATTTAAAAGAAATTATGAAACTAAATTATAACCGTATTGCAAATCTTCTTATTCGCTGGAATCCAAAAGCAGATAATAGTTACTCCCTTATTATGCAAACTGCCGGTGATGCAAGTAATACAACTTATAAAACAGAAAAAGAATTATTAGACTTACTCATTAAACAAATCGTTAATCTTGTTGAAACTATAAAAGACAGTAAGCTAGGATATCCGACAGGAATATCAGTAGACTCGGCTGGAGTTATTAGATCTACAAATGTTGAATCCCGATTTTCAAATTTGAGTATTTCTGATATAGAGATGAATCTCAGCGGTTTACAACAGTTCTATACCGGTGGAACAGGAGAAGGACTTTCTACTTATGTTAGTTATTATAACCCTGATCTCGACAAACGAATTCAAGGAAAAATGAGTGAAGCCATCACTCAAACTAAAGCCATTATTAATTTAAGTTCTGATATATCTACAGGTAACATAAGTAATATAAAAAACTTAATTAAGATTTTAAATGAATTAAAAATACTCCTGACTGTAGAATTAGCAGGAGTCACAGGTACTAATTTTGATTCCGGTCTCGGTAGGGGAGATGGAGACTAA
- a CDS encoding ATP phosphoribosyltransferase regulatory subunit yields MNTEYRIDSENKWIPDGFHFLGPEAAKKRRRLLLTARTFFEEQGFLEVIPPAFDFSSTFYSHLSSGERDSILKLKDLNGYEVSPSVDLTLQVVKGMAGFARKNEDNRVFYTGKVIKDNRRENADRREFQQFGVEILGSSGYDTLLELFFSIDGLMSKLGIEGNQFTLVLGNVQVYSGLARCMGLDTGDMQKLSQLVYAKNRLDMHAFLEEKGVGKEFGRTLDKMLLSFSLDEIKPDLLKVSEKNSLGLEVCIAETEKILQANSKLKHLELCLDYSLLRDLDYYTGFVFHAYVSGIPMPVFMGGAYDHLYEKFSGVQKNACGFALNLELLQILLDK; encoded by the coding sequence TTGAACACAGAATACAGGATCGACTCGGAAAATAAATGGATTCCCGATGGTTTCCATTTCCTCGGACCCGAAGCTGCAAAGAAAAGAAGAAGACTTCTCTTAACAGCCCGGACCTTTTTTGAAGAACAGGGCTTTTTAGAAGTAATTCCTCCCGCCTTCGATTTTAGTTCTACATTCTATTCACATCTTTCTTCGGGAGAAAGAGATTCTATTTTAAAACTCAAAGACTTGAATGGGTATGAAGTTTCGCCCAGTGTAGATTTGACTCTGCAAGTCGTAAAGGGTATGGCGGGTTTTGCCCGTAAGAATGAGGACAACCGGGTATTCTACACCGGAAAAGTCATTAAGGATAATCGCAGAGAGAATGCAGATAGACGGGAGTTTCAACAATTTGGTGTAGAAATTCTCGGTAGTTCCGGCTATGATACCCTTTTGGAGCTTTTCTTTTCTATCGATGGACTCATGTCAAAGCTCGGAATCGAGGGGAATCAATTTACTCTTGTATTAGGAAATGTGCAGGTTTATTCCGGTCTTGCCCGTTGTATGGGTCTGGATACTGGAGATATGCAAAAGCTCTCTCAACTTGTCTATGCCAAGAACAGGCTGGATATGCACGCATTTTTAGAAGAAAAAGGTGTAGGAAAAGAATTTGGAAGAACTCTGGATAAGATGCTTCTTTCCTTCTCTTTAGATGAGATTAAACCGGATCTTCTTAAAGTTTCCGAGAAAAATTCTCTGGGTCTCGAAGTCTGCATCGCTGAAACAGAAAAAATTTTACAGGCAAATTCTAAGTTAAAACATTTGGAACTCTGTCTGGATTATTCTTTACTTCGGGATTTGGACTATTATACAGGCTTTGTATTTCATGCTTATGTTAGTGGGATTCCTATGCCTGTTTTTATGGGAGGTGCTTATGATCACCTCTACGAAAAGTTTTCCGGGGTTCAAAAAAACGCCTGTGGTTTTGCATTAAACCTTGAATTATTACAGATTCTTTTAGATAAATAA
- a CDS encoding TonB-dependent receptor, which translates to MINIKHFLIIFLLLISPFYLFSQEEKKEEEKNTLSPEEQDKMWDKLSTKTQIFVIGENKDDMKNIPGSATLIDKKFLRETQPVEAMEVLRRVPGASVRFMDSAGLTPNIGFRGVSNEESRKTLFLEDGILVSLSPYGQPESYYFPQIDRMERVEVVKGSGAILFGPSTIGGVINFITRKPPKKPEFSTKAIGGENGYFSNFTQYGGTFGKTALDVSFLHKHGDGFRDYNFFNVNEGNIKIIQELNEKHSISLKIGIHQQKARASYHGITQAMFWKSEKINPAEFDYKQVDRNAGVLGHEYDISKDHKLITKAYASTASRDWQREDFSTNNLTKYGVPSPPPANLYRTYAAYPIGNRPGDIMYMKNSAPMRNQGFQTGGVETKLQSKFKTASLKHKVDMGLRVHGEKNNIDFLNPYPDYPFIRSGYSYSQQERLIRAYAAYFQDRISLNPKWKIIPGARYENVSQGVYTTRRHATAKDVKEQKASKVGDIIFVNQGTEGHTKIALPGFGITYDITNTFTWFSGVHKGFSPPTFGTAISPYGEDYRLSAETSTNYETGLRGDIKPYLYTELVTYVMFFRDQIINTSEVANETGSRPINSGNTLHRGFESSITFDFGKFLDWSWELPLELIYTYTKATSLDYEKYPHIIDENNNIVFLNVPTLLFDQHGKLINPDTNGKMLPYVPEHTGTIAFGARNSNGFYIRAEYQYVGKQYASLSNYRQLQPGGFQYKYYNGISYDFVWNTNDETPDGNTGVIPELGLVNASIGYRHPVEKWSLFINAKNLQDRKYVSGRLPVGIQPGPTRQINAGMSIVF; encoded by the coding sequence ATGATAAATATTAAACACTTTTTAATAATCTTTCTTTTACTAATATCCCCTTTTTATCTCTTTTCTCAAGAAGAAAAAAAAGAGGAAGAAAAAAATACCTTAAGTCCGGAAGAGCAGGATAAAATGTGGGATAAACTTTCAACAAAGACCCAAATTTTTGTTATTGGCGAAAATAAAGACGATATGAAAAATATCCCGGGTTCTGCTACTCTCATAGATAAGAAGTTTTTACGAGAAACCCAACCGGTAGAAGCCATGGAAGTATTAAGAAGAGTTCCCGGTGCTTCAGTTCGCTTTATGGATTCAGCCGGTCTCACTCCCAACATTGGCTTTCGAGGAGTCTCTAACGAGGAATCAAGGAAAACTCTTTTTTTAGAAGATGGTATATTAGTTTCTTTAAGTCCTTACGGTCAGCCGGAAAGCTACTATTTTCCTCAAATTGATAGAATGGAGCGTGTAGAAGTAGTAAAGGGTTCCGGTGCCATTTTATTCGGACCTTCTACTATAGGAGGAGTAATTAACTTTATCACAAGAAAACCTCCCAAGAAACCTGAATTTTCAACCAAAGCCATAGGCGGAGAAAATGGATATTTCTCTAACTTTACCCAATATGGTGGAACTTTTGGAAAGACAGCTCTCGATGTCTCTTTCTTACATAAGCATGGGGATGGATTTCGTGATTATAATTTTTTCAATGTAAATGAAGGAAATATAAAAATTATCCAGGAGCTAAATGAGAAACATAGTATTTCTCTTAAAATTGGAATTCATCAACAAAAAGCAAGAGCCAGTTATCATGGGATTACACAGGCAATGTTTTGGAAAAGTGAAAAAATAAATCCCGCTGAATTTGATTATAAGCAGGTAGACAGAAATGCAGGAGTCTTAGGTCACGAATATGATATATCTAAAGATCATAAACTCATAACCAAAGCTTATGCAAGTACTGCTTCAAGAGATTGGCAGAGAGAAGACTTCAGTACAAATAACCTTACAAAATATGGAGTTCCATCTCCTCCACCCGCTAATCTTTACAGGACCTATGCAGCTTACCCTATAGGAAACCGTCCGGGCGATATTATGTATATGAAGAATTCGGCTCCAATGCGAAACCAGGGATTTCAGACAGGAGGAGTTGAAACCAAATTGCAAAGCAAATTTAAGACCGCTTCCTTAAAACATAAAGTTGATATGGGGCTTAGAGTTCATGGAGAAAAAAATAATATTGACTTTTTAAATCCATATCCCGACTATCCCTTTATTCGAAGTGGTTATTCTTATAGCCAGCAGGAAAGACTTATCCGTGCTTATGCTGCTTACTTTCAAGACAGAATTAGCTTAAACCCCAAATGGAAAATCATTCCGGGAGCTCGCTATGAAAATGTGTCTCAGGGAGTTTATACAACCAGAAGACATGCAACAGCTAAAGATGTAAAGGAGCAAAAAGCTTCAAAAGTGGGAGATATTATCTTTGTTAATCAGGGAACAGAAGGTCATACCAAAATCGCCCTACCCGGTTTTGGAATTACTTATGATATTACAAATACATTTACCTGGTTTTCAGGGGTTCATAAGGGTTTTTCCCCACCAACTTTTGGAACAGCCATTAGTCCTTACGGAGAGGATTACCGCCTGAGTGCAGAAACCTCGACTAATTATGAAACCGGTTTGAGAGGTGATATTAAGCCTTACTTATATACTGAATTAGTAACATACGTAATGTTTTTTAGGGATCAGATAATCAACACCTCCGAAGTAGCTAATGAAACAGGTTCGAGACCCATAAACTCCGGTAATACCTTACACCGCGGTTTTGAAAGCAGTATTACTTTTGATTTCGGAAAATTTTTAGACTGGTCATGGGAACTTCCTTTAGAATTGATCTATACCTACACGAAAGCGACTTCTCTGGATTATGAAAAATATCCCCATATCATCGATGAGAATAATAATATTGTTTTTTTAAATGTCCCGACTCTGTTATTCGATCAACACGGTAAACTTATTAATCCCGATACCAATGGGAAAATGCTTCCTTATGTTCCTGAACATACAGGAACCATTGCATTCGGTGCCAGAAACAGCAATGGTTTTTATATTAGAGCTGAATACCAATATGTTGGAAAGCAATATGCAAGTCTTTCTAACTACAGGCAATTACAACCCGGTGGTTTTCAATATAAGTATTATAATGGAATCAGCTATGATTTTGTTTGGAATACAAACGACGAAACACCGGATGGAAATACAGGTGTTATTCCTGAGCTTGGACTCGTAAATGCTTCTATAGGATACCGTCATCCGGTTGAAAAATGGTCTCTTTTTATTAATGCAAAAAATTTACAGGACAGAAAATATGTCTCAGGTAGACTACCTGTAGGTATACAACCCGGCCCTACCCGCCAGATCAATGCTGGTATGTCTATTGTTTTTTAG
- a CDS encoding shikimate dehydrogenase — protein MKNTQSINSKTKIFGIFGYPLGHTLSPLIHNGLFQEFELDALYLVFESKEPAKILNACSGIGLEGVSVTIPFKEWAYETATERDPASEYMKAANTLIRTETGFKAYNTDGIGALNSILRYVPGFFENTVGDIYLVGSGGSARGIAFALVSHGLQEKKLRIVARNQEKAENLIQDLNQIKKNAASYLPLESLLDTKNTENISLLINTSPLGMKGVEGTLPISNELLDRTHSVFDIVYNPLETALLKQAKGLARVLIPGYEMLIYQAMEQFFLFTEIRPTEELIEKVRNRVLDALNKKL, from the coding sequence ATGAAAAATACACAAAGTATAAATAGCAAAACAAAAATTTTTGGTATCTTCGGATATCCTTTAGGGCATACTCTTTCTCCCCTGATTCATAACGGCCTTTTTCAGGAATTTGAGCTGGATGCACTATATCTCGTCTTTGAGTCAAAAGAACCGGCTAAGATTCTGAATGCCTGTAGCGGAATCGGTTTAGAGGGTGTTTCGGTTACTATTCCCTTTAAAGAATGGGCCTACGAAACTGCTACTGAAAGGGATCCGGCTTCTGAGTATATGAAAGCTGCTAATACTCTGATTCGAACCGAAACGGGTTTTAAAGCCTATAATACCGACGGAATCGGGGCTTTAAATTCTATCCTTCGTTATGTTCCGGGTTTTTTTGAAAATACGGTAGGAGATATTTATCTCGTTGGAAGCGGGGGAAGTGCAAGGGGAATTGCTTTCGCTCTCGTTTCTCATGGTTTGCAGGAAAAAAAACTAAGAATTGTAGCTCGAAATCAAGAAAAAGCTGAAAATCTGATTCAGGACTTAAACCAAATCAAAAAGAATGCAGCTTCTTATCTTCCTCTTGAATCCCTTCTTGATACAAAAAACACAGAAAACATTTCTTTATTGATTAACACCAGCCCTTTAGGAATGAAAGGAGTGGAAGGAACACTTCCTATTTCCAATGAACTTTTAGATAGAACCCATTCCGTTTTTGATATCGTTTACAATCCTCTTGAAACAGCACTTTTAAAACAGGCAAAAGGGCTCGCGAGGGTTTTAATTCCGGGTTACGAAATGCTCATCTACCAGGCCATGGAACAGTTTTTCCTATTTACGGAGATTCGACCGACTGAGGAGCTAATTGAAAAAGTCCGAAATCGGGTGCTCGATGCTTTAAATAAGAAGTTGTAA